Proteins found in one Mytilus edulis chromosome 2, xbMytEdul2.2, whole genome shotgun sequence genomic segment:
- the LOC139511300 gene encoding single-strand DNA endonuclease ASTE1-like — MGVQGLTTIVNRKETILFEDQIFSDTKLVIDGDNLFSFLYVNHNIDLKHGGNYDVFARKIEAFFNALKSNQICSYVVMDGGYDPDNRKHETHVRRARERIGKSRETASSETTFAPMLCRLTFLAVIEKMKIPFVVCDFEADHDIATLANTFLCPVLSNDSDFFVYDLEKGYIPLDTFTVSDTCCKGKIYYAKNMEKAFPGFQISKLPVLAVTLGSDYIRREHLYQFYFSLADDPNETSLTVIQRKAIRWSITTSLDDAISRLEESIPESLRKFVRISLTMYSDTKRFESFDLAQFFTNKNTNTTDTFKANLRTGKLPVCAQNILNLREVFLLCEVEDIGRKRSIHLSTLRIRQAIYAMLLETPETYIIEYDRDGGSLMRFKRSSVLADGVKMPSCTEAIGKIHTLCSVFRFEDEKLLDKFCGNTKLFVLFLTYLVKHAKPNVDSIYVKSLILCHFVLSARVILSTKNYHPGSLVDTILLQMHELCFDEFSALLSNSEKYFSNDLLDFSISIVHGFSQYQSCFAFGTYLNQLLGYPIPLLSPHEVFNGTFLHNIYARFQNCEEERVDKEIKKYFQNNESLGKLYDDIVSAVKINVNSARWE; from the coding sequence ATGGGTGTCCAAGGATTGACGACGATTGTAAACAGAAAAGAAACGATTTTATTTGAAGATCAGATTTTTTCAGATACAAAACTCGTCATTGATGGAGACAATCTTTTTTCCTTTCTATATGTAAACCATAATATTGACCTAAAACATGGAGGAAACTATGACGTGTTTGCCAGGAAGATTGAAGCATTCTTCAATGCCCTGAAGTCAAACCAAATATGTTCGTATGTTGTGATGGATGGTGGATACGACCCGGACAACAGAAAACACGAAACACATGTACGTAGAGCGAGAGAACGAATAGGTAAATCTAGAGAAACTGCTAGTTCGGAGACTACATTTGCTCCTATGCTCTGCCGTCTAACATTCTTAGCGGTGATCgaaaaaatgaaaataccttTCGTTGTCTGTGATTTTGAAGCCGATCACGATATTGCTACGCTCGCAAATACATTCCTTTGTCCAGTTTTATCAAATGACAGTGATTTCTTTGTGTACGATTTAGAAAAAGGATATATACCATTAGATACATTCACTGTTTCAGACACTTGCTGCAAAGGAAAAATCTATTACGCAAAAAATATGGAGAAAGCTTTTCCtggttttcaaatatcaaaactaCCTGTATTAGCTGTAACGTTAGGAAGTGATTATATCAGGAGGGAACATTTATACCAGTTCTATTTCTCTTTAGCTGATGATCCAAATGAAACTAGCCTTACTGTGATACAACGAAAAGCCATTCGATGGTCTATAACAACTTCACTTGACGACGCTATTTCAAGGCTAGAAGAGAGTATTCCGGAATCATTACGTAAATTTGTAAGGATTTCACTTACAATGTATTCAGATACAAAACGTTTCGAAAGCTTCGATCTTGCTCAATTTTTCACGAATAAGAATACAAACACAACAGACACATTTAAGGCAAATCTCCGGACGGGTAAATTACCTGTATGCGCTCAGAACATACTCAATTTGCGAGAAGTATTTCTCCTCTGTGAAGTCGAAGACATTGGCAGAAAAAGATCAATCCACTTGTCTACTCTTCGAATACGACAGGCAATATATGCAATGTTGTTGGAAACCCCCGAAACATACATAATTGAGTATGATCGTGACGGTGGATCACTTATGCGTTTTAAACGCTCATCTGTATTAGCTGACGGAGTGAAAATGCCTTCATGTACAGAAGCGATAGGAAAAATACATACATTATGTTCAGTTTTCAGATTTGAAGACGAAAAACTCTTAGACAAATTTTGTGGAAATACAAAACTGTTTGTCCTCTTCTTAACCTACTTGGTGAAGCACGCTAAGCCGAATGTGGATTCAATTTACGTGAAGAGTTTGATTTTGTGTCATTTCGTTCTCAGCGCAAGGGTAATTTTGAGTACGAAAAACTATCATCCCGGAAGCTTGGTGGACACAATTTTGTTACAAATGCACGAATTATGTTTCGACGAATTTTCAGCTTTATTATCAAACTCTGAAAAATATTTTTCGAACGATTTACTTGACTTTTCAATAAGTATCGTGCATGGATTTTCGCAGTATCAATCTTGTTTTGCTTTTGGAACTTATTTGAATCAGCTCTTAGGATATCCAATTCCTCTGTTAAGTCCACATGAAGTGTTCAATGGTACATTTCTTCATAATATCTATGCACGTTTTCAGAACTGCGAAGAGGAAAGAGTAGACAAGGAAATCAAgaaatattttcagaataacgAAAGTTTGGGAAAACTTTACGACGACATAGTATCTGCAGTGAAAATAAACGTGAACAGTGCACGATGGGAGTGA